The following are encoded together in the Trachemys scripta elegans isolate TJP31775 chromosome 7, CAS_Tse_1.0, whole genome shotgun sequence genome:
- the CDK1 gene encoding cyclin-dependent kinase 1, with protein MDDYTKIEKIGEGTYGVVYKGRHKSTGQVVAMKKIRLESEEEGVPSTAIREISLLKELHHPNIVCLQDVLMQDSRLYLIFEFLSMDLKKYLDSIPSGQYVDSMLVKSYLYQILQGIVFCHSRRVLHRDLKPQNLLIDDKGVIKLADFGLARAFGIPVRVYTHEVVTLWYRSPEVLLGSARYSTPVDIWSIGTIFAEIATKKPLFHGDSEIDQLFRIFRALGTPNNEVWPEVESLQDYKNTFPKWKPGSLASHVKNLDEDGLDLLSKMLIYDPAKRISGKMALNHPYFDDLDKSNLPANQIKKF; from the exons ATGGATGACTACACAAAGATAGAGAAGATTGGTGAAG gtaCCTATGGTGTTGTATATAAGGGTCGACACAAATCCACAGGCCAGGTGGTTGCCATGAAGAAAATTCGACTAGAAAGTGAGGAAGAAGGTGTTCCCAGTACAGCAATCAGGGAAATTTCTTTACTAAAAGAGCTACACCATCCCAATATAGTCTG TCTTCAGGATGTGCTTATGCAAGATTCAAGACTGTACCTCATCTTTGAATTCCTTTCTATGGATCTCAAAAAATATTTGGACTCTATTCCATCTGGCCAGTATGTAGATTCCATGCTTGTTAAG AGTTACCTGTATCAAATCTTGCAAGGTATTGTATTCTGTCATTCAAGAAGGGTTCTGCACAGAGATTTAAAGCCTCAAAACTTGTTAATAGATGATAAAGGAGTAATTAAATTAGCAGATTTTGGACTGGCCCGAGCCTTTGGGATCCCTGTCCGGGTATATACACATGAG GTAGTGACACTGTGGTATAGATCTCCAGAGGTGTTGCTAGGATCTGCTCGTTATTCAACTCCTGTAGATATCTGGAGCATTGGTACCATATTTGCTGAAATTGCAACTAAGAAACCACTCTTTCATGGAGACTCTGAAATTGATCAACTCTTCAGAATCTTCAG AGCTTTAGGGACACCCAACAATGAGGTGTGGCCCGAAGTGGAATCCTTGCAAGACTATAAGAACACATTCCCCAAGTGGAAACCTGGCAGTCTGGCGTCTCATGTCAAAAACTTAGATGAAGATGGACTAGATTTACTCTCT aaaatgttaatttatgATCCTGCAAAAAGAATCTCTGGCAAAATGGCCTTGAACCATCCATACTTTGATGACTTGGACAAATCCAATCTTCCAGCCAATCAGATTAAGAAATTCTAA